The sequence GGCTGTTGTCGCGGTTGGCGCGCTGCTGCGCCGCCTCCATGGCCGCCTTCTCCTTGGCGGTCATGGAGTTCAGCAGCTGCTGCGCCTTGTTGAGCTTGGCCTGGATCTCGTCCTTCTTGTCGCCGAGCGCCTTACGGGTGTCGGAGAGGTCCTTGATCTTGGCCGCGGCCTCGGCGCGCTCCTGGGCGAGCTGGCGCTGCTTGTCCGCGATGGTCTTCAGCTCCTGGGCCTGGTGGCCGCTGAGCTGGTCCAGGGTGGAGGCCTTGTCCAGGTAGGTCTTCGGGTCGCCGGAGAGGAAGAGCTGGACCGAGGGGTCGATGCTGCCGCTGCGGTACTGGCCGGAGGCGACGGCGCCCACGCTCTTGCGGAGGGTGTTGAGCTCCTCCTGGCCGCGGGCGACCTTGTCCTGGAGGCTGTCCACCTCCTTCTGAAGCTTGTTCTGGTCTTCCTTGGCCCCGTCGTACTTCTCGGTGGCCTGCTCCGCCTGCGCGTAGAGCTTGTCAACCTGGGCCTTGACGTCCTTCTTGTCCTGCTTGGGCGTGGCCTGGGCAGCCTGCGAGGAGAGGGCGACGGCCGCTGCCGCAGTCGCGGTGAGAACGGTGACGCGCGTGCGGCTCGGCTGCTTGGGTCGACGGTGGGACGCCACGGGGGCGAGCTCCTTCTTCCTCCAGCCGCCTACCGGGAAGTGGGGGGACAAAGCCCCGGCTCCGCGCGAACGCCGCGGACTCGGCGGTACCTTCACTGACCATCCCGGTTGGATGATCACCAATATGAAGGTTCGGAGCCCGACCTTAGTAACCGAGTTGTGATCGCTTCAAATCCCCATGGGAAAAAACTGCGTCATCATCCCCATCCTTTACCAACATCACACAGGCAGTAAGCGCCATTTGACGCTGCGATACGGAGGGTGGGAGGAACGCAAGCGATTTTCCCGGCGGGACCGGCACCGGAGGGTGCAAAACCGTCAGGTCCGGGCAAGTCGCTTGAGCAGCAGGGCCGATGCCACCGGACGGGCGCCCGCCTTGGCGACGCCGTCGGCCACCTCCCGGTCGGTCGAGACCACGACGACCGGGCGGCCGGGCGGCTCGGCCCGTACCAGCTGGCGGATCAACTCGTCGGCCGTCACGCCCGGTTTGCTGAACAGCACCCGCACCCCGCGCGGCGGCGCGAGCAGCACCGGCGCCGCCAGCTCCGCGCCGTCGAAGACGCAGGTCATCTCCGCGCCGGTCTGCGCGGCCAGCACCGCGAGCCCGCCCAGCAGCCGCAGCCGCTGCTTGTCCAGCGGCATGGTCGGATAGCCGGTTTTGGTCACGTTGTAGCCGTCCACCACCAAATGCGCCTGCGGCAGCGCCAGGAGCTGGTCGAGCAGCGCCGGGTCCATCTCCGACAGCGCCCGGGTCGCGATGTCCTTGGGCGTCATCCGGCCCGGGGCGACCGCCTCGACGGTGTCCGCGGGGTGGATGCTGGCAGGCGGCAGGGCCAGTTCGCGGCGCAGGCCCTGGGCGGCGTCCAGCACCGTGTCCAGCAGCAGGCGCACCCGCATGTCCTCGACACTGCGGCCCTCACGGGCGGCCCGCCGACTGGCCTCCAGCGCCGACTCGGCCTCGGCGATACGGGCCTTGAGCCGACGCAGCTCGCTGTCCGCAAGGGCCTTTTCGGTCGCACCCTGGGAACGCGCCGCCTCCAGCGCCGCGTCGGCCTTGCGCACCGCCGCCTCACCGCGTTTGACGTCGCTGAGCGCACTGCGCAGTTTGCGCTGGAGCGACTCGTTCTCCTTACGGGCCGCGTCCAGATCCGCCCGCACCCGCTCGACGTCGCCGCGCGCCTCGCCGCGCACCTGCGCCAGCTCCTCGCGCAGCCGCGCCAGCTCCCGTTCGGCCTCCTCGCCGGCCCGCTCGGCGCGCGCCCGCTGCGCCTCCTCGCCGGCCGCCGCGACGAGCTTGACCCAGCCCTCCGGGCGCAGCACATACGCGGCCGCCGCGACATCGAGCGGATCGGCGGCCGCGGGCGGGGTGCCGTCCTCCAGCGCCGCGGCCAGCTCCGGCTGGGCCTCGCGCAGCTTGCCCGCGATCCGCTGCCGGAAGACCGCATCGCTCTCCAGCGCCGCGGCCATCGCGTTCCCCGCGAACTTGGCGCGACGAGTGGGGGTGAAACGGGCGTACTGCCGCAAGGGGGGCGGCAGTTCGGTGATCGTCAGCGCACCGAAGGACTCCGCGGTGAGCGCCACGACCCGGCGCCGTACGCCCTCGGGCAGCGGACGGTCGAGCACGTCGTCGACGGCACCCTCGGATGCGTCGGCGTACGCCGCCCCCGGCTCCCTTTCTGGACGCTCCACCACGGCTTGCTCGCTCCGATCTCAGGCGCTCGCGCCCGGCCGGTCCACCAGCTCGATCTGGTCGACCGCATTGCACCAGCGGCAGCGCACGGACTCGATGCTCTCACTGAGCACCTCGCGCTCCTCCACCTTCGGCGCCCCGGCCAGATCCAGGTGCACGTACTCCACCACCTTGGACCGGCGGGTGACATCGAACCGGGTGAGATTGCCGCAGAGCGTGCAGCGCCACCGGGTCTCGGCCGTCGGCAAGGGAACACCCATCATGCCGTCCTCTCTTTCGGGCTGCGAAAGTGCGCAAGGTTACGCAAGGTACTGACTGCAACCCTACGGCCTGACAGGGGGCCGGCGCGGGCCGCGCCCAGGAGGCGGGACGCGGCGAGGCACTCTGTCCCGAATGCCCCCATTGAGCCATGATCACTTCATGACGGCGCCGTCTCTGTTCCCGGGTATCCCCCGGCCACCGCATCCCGTCCGCTCCCTGGCGGCGGTCTTCTCGCGGATGACGAATGTCCTGATCGCGCTGTGCTGCGTGATCTTCGTGGTCGGCCCGTCCTCCGGGCTGAACCAGATGTACGGCCACGGCCAGGCGCTGGCCCAGGCCCAGACCGCGTATTTCGCGCGCTGGGGCGTGATCCCGCTCGACCTGTGGAGCGGCTCACCGCACGCCCTGGCCACCCCGCTGACCGCGCTGTTCATCCACGGCGGCTGGCTGCATCTGCTCGGCAACCTGCTGTTCTTGTATGTCTTCGGCGGGATGACGGAAACGCGGATGGGGCGGTTCGCCTTCACCGCCTTCTACCTCATCGTCGGCTATCTGGCCCTGCTCGGCTACGCGGCGGCACACGCCGGCTCCCCCCAGACCCTGGTCGGCGCCTCCGGCTCGATCTCCGGCGTCCTCGGCGCCTTCCTGTACCTCTTCCCCAGGGCCCGCGTCACCAGCGTCTTCCCCTTCCTCTTCTTCCTCCCCCTGCGCTTCCCCGCCTGGATCGTGCTGCTCTTCTGGTTCGTCCTCCAGTGGCAGTCCGCCCAGGACGACCCGACCGGCCCCGGCGTCGCCTACCTCGCCCATGTCGTCGGCTTCGCCCTCGGCTTCCTCTACGCATGGGCCCGCTACGGGAGGGATAGTGTGGGGTCCACCAGGGGGAACGAACCGGGAAGCGAACCGGCGACCGAGGGAGAGAGCCAGCCGTGATCACGTCGATCGTGCTCATCAAGACCAGCGTGGACCAGATCCCGGAGATCGCCGAGAAGATCGCCGCGCTGGAAGGCGTCAGCGAGGTCTACTCCGTCACCGGCGCGCACGACCTGATCGCGCTGGTTCGCGTGGCGAAGCACGACGATCTGGCCGACGTCATCCCCGGCCGCATCAGCAAGATTCCCGGGGTCGCGTCCACCGAGACGCACATTGCGTTCCGCACCTATTCGCAGCATGACCTTGAGGCTGCCTTTGCGATCGGCCTGGAGGCTTAGCCCCACGTTGTCGGCTTTCCCGCCGTAGGGGTTGTTCGCCGTTGCTCCCCCAGCTAACGCTGGGAGGTACCCCCAGCGGCGGGCGTTGCCGCTGGCGCGGGGCTGTTCGGCAGCGGGACCGAGCCTCCGAACTTCGTCCTGCGGCCCGGCCCCTCCCCGTTGGGGGTGGGAGAAACCCGTGGGGGATCCGTGGGCGGGCGGGTGCCGCCAGTCGATCGCGACATACGAGGCACGCCCCCACCGGCCCCTTTACCCCCCACCGTCGGGAGGGGACGCACCGGAGGACGAAGTCCGCAGGGGCGGCACCGCGGCCGACACACAACCCCAGCCCGCCGCTGGGGGTACCTCCCAGCGTTAGCTGGGGGAGCAACGGCGAGAAACCCCTACGGCGCCGCAGACAAAAACGTGGGGAGAAACCCCCTACTCCGCGGGGACACAACGACCGTCCTCAGTGCGGTAGTTCCACCGCGCGCCGTCCGTGACCAGTTCCTTGACCGCGCGGACGAAGCGGTCGACATGCTCATCCGGCGTGCCCGCGCCGAAGCTCACGCGGATGGCATTGAGGGAGCGCTCACCGGGGGCCGCCTCGGGGGCGCCGCATTCGCCCGGGTCCTGGGGGTCGGTGCCGAGGAGGGTGCGGACGAGGGGGTGGGCGCAGAAGAGGCCGTCGCGGACGCCGATGCCGTACTCGGCGGAGAGGGCGGCGGCGAAGTGGGAGCTGTTCCAGCCGTCCACGACGAAGGAGAGCACGCCCACCCGCGGGGCGTCGTCGCCGAAGAGGGAGAGGACCTTGACCTCGGGGACCTCGGCCAGCCCGGCGCGGACCCGGGCGATCAGCTCCCGCTCGCGGGCGACCAGGGTGTCGAACCCGGCCTCGGTCAGGGCCTGGCAGGCGGAGGCGATGGCGTAGGCGCCGATGACGTTCGGCGAACCGGCCTCGTGGCGGGCCGCGGTGGTGTGCCATTCGACGTCCACGCCGCCGTCCGTACGCCGCGAGACCTTGCGGCTGGCGCCGCCGCCCGCCAGGTACGGGTCGGCCGACCGCAGCCAGTCGGCGCGCCCGGCCAGCACCCCGGCGCCGAACGGCGCGTACAGCTTGTGGCCGGAAAAGGCGACCCAGTCGACGTCCAGTTCGGCGATGTCCAGCGGGTGGTGCGGGGCGAGCTGCGCGGCGTCGAGGACGATCCGGGCGCCGTGCGCATGGGCCGCGGCGGCCAGTTCCCGGACCGGCCACAGCTCGCCGGTCACGTTCGAGGCGCCGGTGACGCACACCAGCGCCGGTCCGCTCTTTACCGAGTCCCCAGCGGAGCAGGGCTCGCGCTCGGCCAGGGCCTTCTCCAGGGTGTCGACGGCCTCGTCGTGCGTCCGCGGTGCGTTGAGGTAGGTGACCTCGACGCCGGCGCGCTGCTCCCACGGCAGCAGGGAGGCGTGGTGCTCGGTCTCGAAGACGAACACCCGGGTGCCCTGCGGGAGTACGGCGGCGAGGAGGTTGAGCGAGTCGGTGGTGGAGCGGGTGAAGACCACCTGGTCGTCGGCGCGGCAGCCGAGGAAGTCCGCGATCGTCGTACGGCTGTTCTCGAAGAGGTCGGTGGACAGCTGCGAGAGGTATCCGGCACCGCGGTGGACGCTGCCGTAGTACGGGGCGTAGGCGGCGACGTCGTCCCAGACGCGCTGGAGGGCGGGGGCGCTGGCGGCGTAGTCCAGCGCGGCGTAGACGGCCTCGCCGCCGGTCACCAGCGGGACGAGGACATCCCGGCCCAGAACCGGCAGCGGGACACAAACGGAACGGTCGGCGGCAACGGCGGACACAGACATGGCGAACTCCCGTGAAAGGTAAGCGAATTCACTGCGGGCGGATGCGCGAAGGCACCGGCAGAGGTGCCCGAAAGCGCACGCGGAACGGCCGCAGCGGAGAAGAGAAAAGAGGCGGAGAAACGGGGCCGTAGGCCCCTATCGCATTCGCTGCATCACGGAAGGGCTCCCTCGAGGACCAGGATCCCTGGCGAGGGATCCGCGCTTGCCGCAGACCTCGCTGCCTGCGGCCTGGTCATCACCCGGGGCACCCCGCCACGGACGGAGGGTTGCCGGACAGCGGGCCGGGGCCTACATCGCTGTCACTCGTGACCTGAGCTGCATCATGCCATACGGCAAAGGGCGCGCAAGCCCCGGTCCGGATACCGGACAGGGGCTTGCGTCACACTCTGCGTGACGGCCGCGCGGCGCGGCTTCGGCGTCGCGGCCGGCGCACGGACGCCTCAGGCGTTGCTGGCCGCCACCCACCGCTCCAGCGCCCGCTTGGCCGCGCCCGAGTCGATGGCCGCGGCGGCCTTCTCGATACCGGCCCGGATCTGCTCCGTCAGCGGCTCCTCGGACGGATGCAGCGCCACCAGGGCCGCCGCCGCATTGAGCAGTACCGCCTCGCGCACCGGGCCGGTCTCGCCGTCCAGCAGGCGGCGGGCCACATCGGCGTTGTACGAGGCGTCGGCGCCGCGCAGGGCCTCCACCGGGACGAGGCCGATGCCCACGTCGCGCGGGTCGAAGCCCTCCTCGCGGACCGCGCCGTCGCGGACCACCCACACCCGGGAGGTGGCGGTGGTGGTCAGCTCGTCCAGGCCGTCGTCGCCGCGGAAGACCAGCGCCGAGGAGCCGCGCTCGGCGAGCACCCCGGCCAGGATCGGCGCCATCCGGGCGTCGGCGACGCCGGTGGCCTGGGCCCGTACACGAGCGGGGTTGGTCAGCGGGCCCAGCACATTGAAGGTGGTACGGATGCCGAGCTGGGCGCGGGCGTTGGCGACATGGCGCAGCGCGGGGTGGAACTTCACCGCGAAGCAGAAGGTGATGCCCGCCTCCTCGGCGACCTCGGTGACCCGCTGGGGGCTGAGGTCGAGGTTCACGCCGAGCTTTTCGAGGACGTCGGAGGCGCCGCTGGCCGAGGACGCGGCGCGGCTGCCGTGTTTGACGACCTTGGCGCCGGTGCCGGCCACCACGATCGAGGACATCGTGGAGATGTTGACGGTCTTGGCGCCGTCGCCGCCGGTGCCGACGATGTCCACGCTGGGGCCGGGCACCTCGATCAGCCGGGCGTGCGCGTACATGGTGCGCACGAGCCCGGAGATCTCGGCGACGGTCTCGCCCTTGGCCCGCAGCGCCACCGCGAAACCGGCGATCTGGGCGTCGCTGGCCTCGCCCCGCATGATCCGGTCCATGACCCAGGCGGTGTCGTCGGCGGCGAGGTCACGGCCGTCCAGCAGGGCGTTGAGGACGGCCGGCCAGGTGTGGGCCGCCACGCTGTCGCCGCCAACCGGGGTCACAACGTTCATGGTCCACGCTCCTGGATTGTCTGGTGCCTCTGCCATTCACCCTATCGAGCCCCGGGCACGCCGGAGGGCCCCGTCCGACGCTCGGACGGGGCCCTCTGGGTGGCGTACTACCTGCGCCTCAAGGCGCTGCGGTGATCAGTGGTGGCCGTGGCCGCTGGTGATCTCCTTGTACTCCTCGACGGTCGGCTTGGGGATGACGTTGTCCTCGCCGTAGTAGCCCTTGGAGAGCTTCGCGCGCATCTTCTGCCCGCGGGTGAACTTGCGGCGGACGCCGTTCTCGTCGACCTCCGGGCCCAGCTCGTAGGGCTCGGGCTGCTCGTGCTGGGTGAGCATGTGCAGCTGCTCCTGGTCGAGCGGCTCGTGGACCTCGATGAACTCACCGTGCGGCAGGCGCTTGATGATGCCGGACTCGCGGCCGTGCAGCACCTTGTCCTTGTCGCGGCGCTGGAGGCCCAGGCAGATCCGCTTGGTGGCGATGAAGGCCAGCACCGGCCCGACGAAGAACGCGATCCGGACGAACCAGGTGATCGAGTTGATCGACAGGTGGAAGTGCGTCGCCCACAGGTCGTTGCCACCGCCGATCAGCATCACGAAGTACGCGACCAGCCAGGCCACACCGAAGCCGGTGCGGGTGGGGACGTTGCGCGGGCGGTCCAGGATGTGGTGCTCGCGCTTGTCGCCCCGTACCCAGGACTCGACGAACGGGTAGACGGCGATGGCGACCAGGACCAAGGGGAAGATCACGATCGGGATCAGCACACCGAAGTTGACGGTGTGGCCCCAGAAGTTCCACTCCCAGCCCGGCATGACACGGACCAGACCCTCGGCGAAGCCCATGTACCAGTCCGGCTGCGCACCAGTGGAGACCTGGTCCGGCCGGTACGGCCCTATGGCCCACACGGGGTTGATGCTGGCGATCGCGGCGATCACCGAGATCACACCGAAGACCAGGAAGAAGAAGCCTCCGGCCTTGGCCATGTAGACCGGCAGCAGCGGCATGCCGACGACGTTGTTGTTGGTCTTTCCGGCACCCGGGAACTGCGTGTGCTTGTGGTAGAAGACCAGGATCAGGTGCGCGACCAGCAGGCCGAGCATGATGCCGGGCAGCAGCAGCACGTGGACGGTGTAGAACCGCGCGATGATGTCGTGGCCGGGGAACTCCCCGCCGAAGATGAACATCTGCAGGTACGAGCCGACCAGCGGGATCGCCAGGATGACGCCCTCGATGAACCGCACGCCGGTGCCGGAGAGCAGGTCGTCGGGGAGCGAGTAGCCGGTGAAGCCGGTGAACATGCCCAGCACGAACAGCAGGAAGCCGAACAGCCAGTTGATCTCGCGCGGCTTGCGGAAGGCGCCGGTGAAGAACACCCGCATCATGTGGACCATCATCGCGGCCAGGAAGACCAGCGCGGCCCAGTGGTGGATCTGACGGATGAGCAGGCCGCCGCGGACGTCGAAGCTGATGTCCAGCGTCGACTCGAAGGCCTGGGTCATCCGGATTCCCTGCATGGGCACATAGGAACCGTGATAGGTCACCTCGGCCATGCTCGGGTGGAAGAACAGCGTCAGATAGACACCGGTCAGGATGATGATGACAAAGCTGTAGAGCGCGACCTCACCCAGCATGAAGGACCAGTGGTCCGGGAAGATCTTGCGCATATTGGCCTTGGCGAGGCTGTAGATGCCCAGCCGGCCGTCCGCCCAGTCGGCGATCCGCTCGCCCCGCGGCGCAGGGCCACGGCGCGTGGTGGTCGCGCTTGTCTCGTTACTCATCCGCGCTCCCAGAAGCTCGGGCCGACGGGCTCACCGAAGCCGCTCGCGGCCTCCAGGAAACCGTCCTTCTCCGTGATGTGCAGCTGCGGCAGGGCGTGCCCGGCGGGACCGAAGATCACCTTGCCGCCGTCAGAGAGGTCGAACGTCGACTGGTGGCAGGGGCAGAGCACGTGGTGGGTCTGCTGCTCGTAGAGGCTGATGGGGCAGCCCACGTGGGTGCAGATCTTCGAGAAGGCCACGATGCCCTCGTGCGACCAGGACAGTTCGTGCTTGTCCTTGATGTCCTGCGGCTGGATCCGCACGAGCATCAGGGCGTCCTTGGCGATCTTCTCGTTGAAGTCCTCCTGGTCCTCCTCCAGGCCCTCGGGCTTGGCGAAGGTCAGGGAGCCGACCGCGATGTCCTCGGGACGCAGCGGAAGGTTGGTGGACTGGTTGACGAGGCGGACGCCCTGCTTCCAGTTCGTGGTGCGCAGCTTGGTCCCCGGCAGCGGGCCGAGGTCGCGCAGCAGCACGACGCCGGAGAGCGGGACCATCGCCATCGCACCGAACAGGGTGTTGCGGATCAGCTTGCGCCGGCCGAACTGCGACTCCTCGGCGCCCAGCTTGAAGTCCGCCAGGACCTTGGCCTTGACCTCGGGGGCGGCCTCGATGGGGTGGCGGTCGTCGGCGACCTCCACGTCCGACATCAGGGTGCGGGCCCAGTGGACCGCGCCGGCGCCGATGCAGAACAGCGCGACACCGAGGGTGAGGCCCAGCGCGAAGTTCAGGGCGCTGATGTGGCCGATCGGCCAGATGTAGACGATCTTGTCGATCGGGATCGTCACATACGAGGCGATGAAGCCGACGGTCGCCGCCATCGACACCAGGAACAGCAGGGCGACGGTGTTCTCGGAGCGCTTGGCGGCCCGCTCGTCGATGTCCTGCTTGCGGTGCTCGTGCTCGGGCAGACCGGGGTCGGCGAACGGGTTCTCCGCCGTCGCCACCGCGCCTTCGTGCGCCGTCTCCCG is a genomic window of Streptomyces gilvosporeus containing:
- a CDS encoding ubiquinol-cytochrome c reductase iron-sulfur subunit, giving the protein MSETGRHEDVPEEILPERETAHEGAVATAENPFADPGLPEHEHRKQDIDERAAKRSENTVALLFLVSMAATVGFIASYVTIPIDKIVYIWPIGHISALNFALGLTLGVALFCIGAGAVHWARTLMSDVEVADDRHPIEAAPEVKAKVLADFKLGAEESQFGRRKLIRNTLFGAMAMVPLSGVVLLRDLGPLPGTKLRTTNWKQGVRLVNQSTNLPLRPEDIAVGSLTFAKPEGLEEDQEDFNEKIAKDALMLVRIQPQDIKDKHELSWSHEGIVAFSKICTHVGCPISLYEQQTHHVLCPCHQSTFDLSDGGKVIFGPAGHALPQLHITEKDGFLEAASGFGEPVGPSFWERG
- a CDS encoding cytochrome b, with the translated sequence MSNETSATTTRRGPAPRGERIADWADGRLGIYSLAKANMRKIFPDHWSFMLGEVALYSFVIIILTGVYLTLFFHPSMAEVTYHGSYVPMQGIRMTQAFESTLDISFDVRGGLLIRQIHHWAALVFLAAMMVHMMRVFFTGAFRKPREINWLFGFLLFVLGMFTGFTGYSLPDDLLSGTGVRFIEGVILAIPLVGSYLQMFIFGGEFPGHDIIARFYTVHVLLLPGIMLGLLVAHLILVFYHKHTQFPGAGKTNNNVVGMPLLPVYMAKAGGFFFLVFGVISVIAAIASINPVWAIGPYRPDQVSTGAQPDWYMGFAEGLVRVMPGWEWNFWGHTVNFGVLIPIVIFPLVLVAIAVYPFVESWVRGDKREHHILDRPRNVPTRTGFGVAWLVAYFVMLIGGGNDLWATHFHLSINSITWFVRIAFFVGPVLAFIATKRICLGLQRRDKDKVLHGRESGIIKRLPHGEFIEVHEPLDQEQLHMLTQHEQPEPYELGPEVDENGVRRKFTRGQKMRAKLSKGYYGEDNVIPKPTVEEYKEITSGHGHH
- a CDS encoding rhomboid family intramembrane serine protease, which encodes MTNVLIALCCVIFVVGPSSGLNQMYGHGQALAQAQTAYFARWGVIPLDLWSGSPHALATPLTALFIHGGWLHLLGNLLFLYVFGGMTETRMGRFAFTAFYLIVGYLALLGYAAAHAGSPQTLVGASGSISGVLGAFLYLFPRARVTSVFPFLFFLPLRFPAWIVLLFWFVLQWQSAQDDPTGPGVAYLAHVVGFALGFLYAWARYGRDSVGSTRGNEPGSEPATEGESQP
- a CDS encoding NYN domain-containing protein is translated as MVERPEREPGAAYADASEGAVDDVLDRPLPEGVRRRVVALTAESFGALTITELPPPLRQYARFTPTRRAKFAGNAMAAALESDAVFRQRIAGKLREAQPELAAALEDGTPPAAADPLDVAAAAYVLRPEGWVKLVAAAGEEAQRARAERAGEEAERELARLREELAQVRGEARGDVERVRADLDAARKENESLQRKLRSALSDVKRGEAAVRKADAALEAARSQGATEKALADSELRRLKARIAEAESALEASRRAAREGRSVEDMRVRLLLDTVLDAAQGLRRELALPPASIHPADTVEAVAPGRMTPKDIATRALSEMDPALLDQLLALPQAHLVVDGYNVTKTGYPTMPLDKQRLRLLGGLAVLAAQTGAEMTCVFDGAELAAPVLLAPPRGVRVLFSKPGVTADELIRQLVRAEPPGRPVVVVSTDREVADGVAKAGARPVASALLLKRLART
- a CDS encoding C40 family peptidase is translated as MASHRRPKQPSRTRVTVLTATAAAAVALSSQAAQATPKQDKKDVKAQVDKLYAQAEQATEKYDGAKEDQNKLQKEVDSLQDKVARGQEELNTLRKSVGAVASGQYRSGSIDPSVQLFLSGDPKTYLDKASTLDQLSGHQAQELKTIADKQRQLAQERAEAAAKIKDLSDTRKALGDKKDEIQAKLNKAQQLLNSMTAKEKAAMEAAQQRANRDNSRADLGNDAPASQRGAAALAAAQSKIGSPYVWGATGPSSFDCSGLTSWAYQQAGQSLPRTSQEQANAGTRIGSESALKPGDLVLFFGDLHHIGLYAGNGMVLHAPHTGAAVRYESINNMPFQFGVRV
- the trpD gene encoding anthranilate phosphoribosyltransferase, giving the protein MNVVTPVGGDSVAAHTWPAVLNALLDGRDLAADDTAWVMDRIMRGEASDAQIAGFAVALRAKGETVAEISGLVRTMYAHARLIEVPGPSVDIVGTGGDGAKTVNISTMSSIVVAGTGAKVVKHGSRAASSASGASDVLEKLGVNLDLSPQRVTEVAEEAGITFCFAVKFHPALRHVANARAQLGIRTTFNVLGPLTNPARVRAQATGVADARMAPILAGVLAERGSSALVFRGDDGLDELTTTATSRVWVVRDGAVREEGFDPRDVGIGLVPVEALRGADASYNADVARRLLDGETGPVREAVLLNAAAALVALHPSEEPLTEQIRAGIEKAAAAIDSGAAKRALERWVAASNA
- a CDS encoding Lrp/AsnC ligand binding domain-containing protein codes for the protein MITSIVLIKTSVDQIPEIAEKIAALEGVSEVYSVTGAHDLIALVRVAKHDDLADVIPGRISKIPGVASTETHIAFRTYSQHDLEAAFAIGLEA
- a CDS encoding aminotransferase class V-fold PLP-dependent enzyme, which encodes MSVSAVAADRSVCVPLPVLGRDVLVPLVTGGEAVYAALDYAASAPALQRVWDDVAAYAPYYGSVHRGAGYLSQLSTDLFENSRTTIADFLGCRADDQVVFTRSTTDSLNLLAAVLPQGTRVFVFETEHHASLLPWEQRAGVEVTYLNAPRTHDEAVDTLEKALAEREPCSAGDSVKSGPALVCVTGASNVTGELWPVRELAAAAHAHGARIVLDAAQLAPHHPLDIAELDVDWVAFSGHKLYAPFGAGVLAGRADWLRSADPYLAGGGASRKVSRRTDGGVDVEWHTTAARHEAGSPNVIGAYAIASACQALTEAGFDTLVARERELIARVRAGLAEVPEVKVLSLFGDDAPRVGVLSFVVDGWNSSHFAAALSAEYGIGVRDGLFCAHPLVRTLLGTDPQDPGECGAPEAAPGERSLNAIRVSFGAGTPDEHVDRFVRAVKELVTDGARWNYRTEDGRCVPAE